The following are encoded in a window of Roseimaritima ulvae genomic DNA:
- a CDS encoding DUF4129 domain-containing protein, which translates to MICFVTHFVATLARAWGRTSSPRSAASLLILLATALSAASQETSVPTAAEVESNIAESVGDTAWYDSETQQLRPVTVRERIDDASNRNSRWLPKPERVSRANPAAGGGGGGATGVGTSSASNIIGWVLMTFLAVLMIGVLVYFFSKGEMEVDIGAGKRRKTRHDPFDQDLTERMEQLPVEVRQQGSDMRGEAERRMRAGDFDTAIIYLFGHQLLQLDRYQMLRLSRGKTNRQYVREANASGESGRILQQTVDSFEASYFGRHAVTASRFEFLWKENERLEQLLRQHREAAA; encoded by the coding sequence ATGATCTGTTTCGTCACGCACTTCGTCGCTACGCTCGCCAGAGCGTGGGGACGGACAAGTTCGCCGCGGTCAGCTGCCAGCCTACTGATCTTGCTTGCCACCGCCTTGTCGGCCGCCAGCCAGGAAACGTCCGTTCCTACCGCCGCCGAAGTCGAATCCAATATCGCGGAATCGGTTGGCGACACCGCTTGGTACGACAGCGAAACCCAGCAATTGCGTCCGGTCACCGTCCGCGAACGCATCGACGATGCCAGTAATCGCAACAGCCGCTGGCTGCCCAAACCTGAGCGAGTTAGCAGAGCGAACCCTGCCGCCGGTGGTGGCGGAGGCGGCGCGACGGGCGTGGGCACCAGCAGCGCGAGCAATATCATTGGCTGGGTTCTGATGACCTTTCTGGCGGTCCTGATGATCGGTGTGTTGGTGTACTTCTTCAGCAAGGGCGAAATGGAAGTCGACATCGGAGCGGGCAAACGCCGTAAGACGCGGCACGATCCCTTTGATCAAGACCTGACCGAACGAATGGAACAACTGCCCGTCGAAGTTCGCCAACAGGGCAGCGACATGCGTGGCGAAGCCGAACGACGGATGCGGGCCGGTGACTTTGATACCGCCATCATCTATTTGTTCGGGCATCAATTGCTGCAACTCGACCGCTACCAAATGTTGCGTCTCTCGCGTGGCAAAACCAATCGGCAGTACGTCCGCGAAGCCAACGCCAGCGGCGAATCCGGCCGCATCCTGCAACAAACCGTCGACAGCTTCGAAGCTTCCTACTTTGGTCGCCACGCGGTCACCGCCTCCCGTTTCGAATTTCTCTGGAAGGAAAACGAGCGACTGGAACAGCTCCTGCGTCAACATCGTGAGGCCGCCGCATGA
- a CDS encoding AAA family ATPase, producing the protein MTHELYRQAAPQSEAFSNLRDLYNAITTEVRKLYVGQDELLLGTLTALFSGGHVLIESVPGLGKTLFVRTLGQILGCQFGRVQFTADLMPSDITGAPVYDMKESEFRFRPGPIFTQLLLADEINRSPAKTHAALLEVMQEYRVTVDGTSHQVPRPFLVLATQNPLESEGTYNLPEAQLDRFMFKLHVDYPTAEEEMDVLRMHSQQLDLNERLREEVQTVTNPETLVAAIGQCGGVRIEDGLTDYINKIVRMTRQWTAFHIGASPRAGIALMQAARTLAAFSGRDFATPDDVVEIALPALRHRVQLTAEAEVEGRDVDEELRMLIRGIEVPRD; encoded by the coding sequence TTGACTCACGAATTGTATCGCCAGGCCGCTCCGCAAAGCGAAGCGTTCAGCAATCTCCGCGATCTGTACAATGCGATTACCACCGAAGTCCGCAAGCTGTATGTCGGACAAGACGAATTGTTGCTGGGCACGTTGACCGCCTTGTTCAGCGGCGGACACGTGCTGATCGAAAGTGTGCCGGGGCTCGGCAAGACGTTGTTCGTCCGCACCTTGGGCCAGATTCTGGGTTGCCAGTTCGGGCGGGTGCAGTTCACGGCCGACTTGATGCCATCGGACATCACTGGGGCTCCGGTGTATGACATGAAGGAATCCGAATTCCGCTTCCGTCCCGGCCCGATTTTCACGCAGTTGCTGCTGGCTGACGAAATCAACCGTTCGCCGGCCAAAACCCACGCGGCACTGTTGGAAGTGATGCAGGAATATCGCGTCACGGTCGACGGTACCAGTCATCAAGTCCCTCGCCCCTTTCTGGTGCTGGCAACGCAAAACCCGTTGGAGAGCGAAGGCACGTACAACCTGCCGGAAGCCCAACTGGACCGGTTTATGTTCAAACTGCACGTCGACTATCCGACGGCTGAAGAGGAAATGGATGTGCTGCGAATGCACTCCCAGCAACTGGATCTGAACGAACGGTTGCGGGAAGAAGTGCAAACGGTCACCAATCCGGAAACGCTGGTCGCGGCGATTGGTCAGTGTGGTGGCGTGCGGATCGAAGACGGCCTGACGGACTACATCAACAAGATCGTTCGCATGACTCGGCAATGGACCGCCTTCCACATCGGCGCCTCGCCGCGAGCCGGGATCGCGCTGATGCAAGCCGCACGGACCTTGGCCGCGTTCAGCGGTCGCGACTTCGCCACCCCCGACGACGTGGTCGAGATCGCTCTACCCGCCCTGCGGCATCGCGTGCAACTGACCGCCGAAGCGGAAGTCGAAGGCCGCGACGTGGACGAAGAATTACGGATGTTGATCCGAGGCATCGAAGTCCCCCGCGATTGA
- a CDS encoding sulfatase-like hydrolase/transferase, protein MIRNLLCLLSFVVLVHAVSRLPRVGAADARPNVIIIYTDDQGSLDLNCYGSRDLHTPQLDELASQGVRFTQMYSPSAICSSSRAGLMTGRFPARAGVPSNVSSGKGHPGMPSSEMTIAELMKSAGYATGHVGKWHLGYTPETMPNGQGFDSSFGHMGGCIDNYSHFFYWNGPNRHDLWRDGKEIFRDGQFFLDLMVEEGQQFIKANRDGPFFMYWAINAPHYPMQGTSKWREHYKDLPSPRRQYAEFVSTVDEKIGDLIGTLDQLGLRENTLIVVQSDHGHSTEERAFWGGGNAGPYRGAKASLFEGGLRVPSVVSMPGTIPQNETRDQLATGCDWFPTIAELCGIELPEHHLDGKSLAAVLKNQDAESPHDHFYWQLGGGKNAQWAVRQGDWKLLGNARDTTDRQRRVNVDKLFLANLKQDIGETKNLAADHPEIVQTLQALQQKHYESIAKAASR, encoded by the coding sequence GTGATCCGAAACCTGCTGTGTTTACTGTCTTTCGTTGTTCTGGTGCATGCCGTGTCGCGGCTACCGCGCGTGGGTGCTGCGGACGCAAGACCGAATGTGATCATTATCTACACCGATGATCAGGGAAGTCTCGACTTGAACTGCTACGGTTCCCGGGACCTGCACACCCCGCAGCTGGATGAATTGGCCAGCCAAGGCGTGCGGTTTACACAGATGTACTCCCCCTCGGCGATTTGTTCGTCATCGCGAGCCGGTTTGATGACCGGTCGTTTCCCGGCACGCGCCGGAGTCCCCAGCAACGTTTCGTCGGGCAAGGGGCATCCCGGCATGCCGAGCTCGGAAATGACGATCGCCGAGCTGATGAAGTCGGCCGGATACGCCACCGGGCACGTTGGCAAGTGGCATCTAGGGTATACACCGGAGACGATGCCAAACGGACAGGGATTCGATTCCTCCTTCGGGCACATGGGTGGTTGCATCGACAACTATTCCCACTTCTTCTACTGGAACGGCCCCAACCGTCATGATCTTTGGCGGGACGGCAAGGAGATCTTTCGCGATGGGCAGTTTTTCTTAGACCTGATGGTGGAGGAAGGTCAGCAGTTTATCAAAGCGAATCGCGATGGTCCGTTTTTCATGTACTGGGCAATCAACGCGCCGCACTACCCGATGCAAGGCACCAGCAAGTGGCGTGAACACTACAAGGACTTGCCTTCTCCCCGCCGTCAGTATGCCGAATTTGTTTCGACCGTAGACGAAAAGATCGGTGATTTGATCGGCACGCTGGATCAGTTGGGCTTGCGGGAGAACACGCTGATCGTGGTGCAATCCGACCACGGACATTCAACCGAGGAAAGAGCGTTTTGGGGTGGCGGCAACGCGGGACCGTACCGAGGTGCCAAGGCCAGTCTGTTCGAGGGCGGCCTGCGGGTTCCCTCGGTGGTTTCGATGCCCGGCACGATCCCCCAAAACGAAACCCGTGATCAGCTGGCGACCGGCTGCGACTGGTTCCCAACAATCGCCGAGCTCTGCGGCATCGAACTTCCCGAGCATCACCTGGACGGCAAAAGTTTGGCGGCGGTGTTAAAGAACCAAGACGCGGAGAGTCCTCACGATCATTTCTATTGGCAACTGGGCGGCGGGAAAAATGCGCAGTGGGCGGTTCGCCAAGGCGACTGGAAGCTGCTCGGGAATGCTCGAGACACGACCGATCGCCAACGCCGCGTGAACGTCGACAAATTGTTTCTGGCAAATTTGAAGCAGGATATCGGCGAAACCAAGAACCTCGCCGCCGACCATCCAGAGATTGTTCAAACGTTGCAAGCGCTGCAGCAAAAACATTATGAAAGTATCGCGAAAGCGGCGTCGCGCTGA
- the tssK gene encoding type VI secretion system baseplate subunit TssK: MTVIAPVYWHEGMFLRPQHFQVAERNLESQIRDNVQWNQHYSWGLRRFQLDADALANHRVVISDLALRMRDGTIVSCPEMCQLPELDLRQSLSGTRALTVFAAVPKPSVTQNADEDRDRYRIETLDLQDQNTGQNARPIQVRRLNLRLLTDADDHAGFATMPLMRVRGADRAGGAPELDRTYIPPLLAVDAWKTLEQEIVRPVFDRIGKKLELVSNQVISRGITFDSSSQGDRVILEQMRVMNETYAELSVRALMPGMHPIDVFRHLLNFVGRMAVFTPARRVPELPKYDHDDLGQCFWAARRLVDGVLDAVTEPEFCERAFVGAGQRVQVALEPAWLEPGQRMFVAVTSNLPTEQTRQLVERRLDMKIGAGSTVDELYRLGRAGLQFDHQDHPPRCLPLRPGRVFFGIDNSHSEDQWESVQRELALAVRFNENLIAGDVQGQHAIGITVDGHGATLEFVLYVVPPSAI; encoded by the coding sequence ATGACGGTCATCGCCCCGGTTTATTGGCACGAGGGAATGTTTCTCCGCCCCCAGCACTTTCAGGTCGCCGAACGCAACTTAGAAAGCCAGATCCGCGACAACGTGCAGTGGAATCAGCACTACAGTTGGGGGCTGCGGCGGTTTCAATTGGACGCCGACGCACTGGCCAACCATCGCGTGGTGATCTCGGACTTAGCCCTACGCATGCGCGACGGCACGATCGTGTCTTGTCCCGAGATGTGTCAGCTGCCGGAATTGGATCTGCGTCAAAGCCTTAGCGGGACCCGAGCGTTGACGGTGTTTGCCGCCGTCCCCAAACCCTCGGTGACTCAAAATGCAGACGAAGATCGGGACAGGTATCGTATCGAAACGCTCGACCTGCAGGACCAAAATACCGGCCAGAACGCTCGTCCGATTCAAGTCCGGCGGCTGAACCTGCGGCTGCTGACCGACGCCGACGACCACGCTGGCTTTGCCACTATGCCGCTGATGCGAGTTCGCGGCGCCGATCGCGCAGGCGGAGCGCCGGAACTGGACCGCACCTATATCCCGCCCTTATTGGCGGTCGACGCTTGGAAGACGCTGGAACAAGAGATCGTGCGGCCCGTGTTCGACCGGATCGGCAAGAAGCTGGAATTGGTTTCCAATCAGGTGATCTCACGAGGCATCACGTTCGATTCCAGTTCCCAAGGCGACCGTGTCATCTTGGAACAGATGCGGGTTATGAACGAGACGTACGCGGAATTGAGCGTACGAGCGCTGATGCCGGGAATGCATCCGATCGACGTGTTCCGCCATCTGTTGAACTTCGTTGGACGGATGGCCGTGTTCACGCCGGCCCGACGCGTCCCGGAGCTGCCCAAGTACGATCATGACGATCTGGGGCAATGTTTTTGGGCCGCGCGGCGACTGGTCGACGGCGTGCTGGACGCGGTTACCGAACCGGAGTTCTGTGAGCGAGCTTTTGTTGGCGCAGGGCAGAGGGTGCAGGTAGCGTTGGAGCCGGCGTGGTTGGAACCCGGTCAGCGAATGTTTGTCGCCGTCACATCCAACTTGCCCACCGAACAAACACGTCAGCTGGTAGAGCGGCGTTTGGACATGAAAATCGGTGCCGGCAGCACGGTCGACGAATTGTATCGGTTGGGACGCGCAGGGTTGCAGTTCGACCACCAAGACCACCCGCCACGCTGCCTACCGCTGCGACCAGGCCGCGTGTTCTTTGGGATCGATAACTCGCACAGCGAAGACCAATGGGAATCGGTGCAACGAGAGTTGGCCTTGGCGGTGCGATTTAACGAAAATCTGATCGCCGGCGACGTCCAGGGACAACACGCCATCGGAATCACGGTTGATGGCCATGGGGCGACGTTGGAGTTTGTGTTGTACGTCGTCCCCCCCTCGGCGATCTAG
- a CDS encoding sugar phosphate isomerase/epimerase family protein, whose product MPQLNISARLSAYGLPLKKALHAAARSGASAVEIDARNVIRPSELTDTAYRQLRKMLDDLNLRVSSVRFQTRHGYDYVPRLNERVDATKAAMRMAYRLGCNVVVNQIGRVSDNAESAGYQQMAAVINDLGRFGTHVGAFLAAETGSEPGERLAELLSADDNVFTGVAFNPGNLIVNGFSVEDSLRALSHHVQLVVARDGVQDLAKGRGIEVPLGEGTADFPQILGTLEDRQYRGWFVVGEQGDGEAEVARNVQYLSNL is encoded by the coding sequence GTGCCTCAACTGAATATTTCTGCTCGATTGTCAGCGTATGGACTACCACTGAAGAAAGCATTGCATGCCGCGGCGCGCAGTGGGGCGTCTGCGGTAGAGATCGACGCCCGAAACGTCATCCGTCCATCCGAATTAACCGATACGGCTTATCGGCAGCTGCGGAAAATGCTGGATGATCTGAATTTGCGGGTTAGTTCGGTTCGTTTTCAGACCCGCCACGGTTACGATTACGTGCCGCGTCTGAATGAACGCGTGGATGCCACCAAGGCCGCCATGCGGATGGCGTACCGGCTGGGCTGCAATGTGGTGGTCAATCAGATCGGCCGCGTCAGCGACAACGCCGAATCGGCAGGCTACCAGCAGATGGCCGCGGTGATCAATGATCTGGGACGCTTTGGCACCCATGTGGGGGCTTTTCTGGCCGCCGAAACCGGCTCGGAACCGGGCGAACGGTTGGCGGAACTTCTCTCTGCCGACGACAACGTATTCACCGGTGTGGCTTTCAATCCTGGCAATCTGATCGTCAACGGGTTCTCGGTCGAAGATTCGCTACGGGCGCTATCGCATCACGTCCAGTTGGTGGTCGCCCGCGATGGCGTGCAGGACTTGGCCAAAGGACGCGGTATCGAAGTCCCCTTGGGCGAAGGCACGGCGGACTTCCCGCAGATCCTGGGCACGCTGGAAGACCGCCAGTATCGCGGCTGGTTTGTCGTCGGCGAGCAGGGCGATGGCGAAGCCGAAGTGGCTCGCAATGTTCAATATCTCTCCAACCTGTAG
- the ygfZ gene encoding CAF17-like 4Fe-4S cluster assembly/insertion protein YgfZ has product MLYLLPDLTVLDIIGADAVQILNNLCTADLKLLPSGGGVETFVTEVRGRTLGHGCLYSAPDRLRIIGAGDQAETLSAHIDRYTIREDAQPEDVSEAFCKILISGKDADRLAQRWGLSPGSPPHLSVTAGPQSVADLMVYQVPWTGPADWLCLAPAAVREALLAELAELEMGEADALDFHAHRIAAGFPWYGVDLDHTNLPQEADRNDAAISFTKGCYLGQETVARLDALGQVQKKLVRWQVQTTAPIAAGTALTQDGKNVGKITSTVTLDDHTLALGYARRSHFDAGSHAECDGAAAIVLP; this is encoded by the coding sequence GTGTTGTATTTGCTTCCCGATCTGACCGTTCTGGACATCATCGGTGCCGACGCCGTGCAGATTCTTAATAACCTCTGCACGGCCGACCTGAAACTTTTGCCCTCAGGCGGCGGGGTGGAGACTTTTGTAACCGAAGTTCGCGGCCGAACGCTCGGTCACGGCTGCCTGTACTCGGCGCCCGACCGACTGCGGATCATCGGTGCCGGCGATCAAGCCGAAACGCTGAGCGCGCACATCGATCGCTACACGATTCGCGAAGACGCCCAGCCCGAGGACGTCAGCGAGGCGTTCTGCAAAATCTTGATCAGCGGCAAGGACGCGGACCGGTTGGCACAGCGATGGGGACTGTCCCCGGGCTCTCCGCCGCATTTATCTGTAACCGCAGGTCCGCAAAGCGTTGCCGACCTGATGGTCTACCAGGTTCCCTGGACCGGGCCGGCGGATTGGTTGTGCTTGGCGCCGGCCGCGGTCCGCGAAGCGTTGCTGGCTGAACTGGCCGAGCTGGAAATGGGCGAGGCCGATGCGCTCGACTTTCACGCCCACCGCATCGCCGCCGGTTTTCCCTGGTATGGAGTCGACTTGGACCACACCAATCTGCCTCAGGAAGCCGATCGCAATGACGCGGCGATCTCCTTCACCAAGGGCTGTTACCTGGGACAGGAAACGGTGGCTCGACTGGACGCGCTCGGACAGGTGCAAAAGAAACTGGTGCGTTGGCAGGTGCAAACCACCGCTCCGATTGCGGCCGGTACGGCTTTGACTCAGGACGGCAAGAACGTCGGCAAAATCACCTCCACGGTAACGCTCGACGACCACACACTCGCGCTGGGGTACGCTCGCCGCAGCCACTTCGATGCGGGCAGCCACGCCGAATGCGACGGAGCGGCCGCTATCGTGTTGCCATGA
- a CDS encoding gamma-glutamylcyclotransferase family protein → MNAEWFFVYGTLKCGQCREMCWPATPLQVQTGFVRGSLIDLVDYPGLLPGEDWVRGEIWQIAAPQVTETLRVLDAIEGYQVAGGSDNLYDRRRVEVYRAMEDRQPTVTAYTYWYVAPHPHSATLVPRSPQRDYLEWPTGETS, encoded by the coding sequence ATGAACGCCGAATGGTTTTTTGTGTATGGAACGCTGAAATGCGGACAGTGCCGAGAAATGTGTTGGCCGGCGACTCCGCTGCAAGTGCAAACCGGATTCGTTCGCGGCAGCTTGATCGATCTGGTCGACTATCCGGGGTTATTGCCGGGCGAGGACTGGGTGCGCGGCGAAATCTGGCAGATCGCCGCTCCGCAGGTGACCGAAACGCTTCGCGTGTTGGATGCCATCGAAGGCTATCAAGTCGCTGGCGGCAGCGATAATTTGTACGATCGCCGCCGAGTGGAGGTGTATCGGGCGATGGAGGATCGACAACCGACGGTCACCGCGTATACCTACTGGTACGTCGCCCCGCATCCGCACAGTGCCACGTTGGTACCGCGTTCCCCGCAGCGGGATTATTTGGAATGGCCCACCGGCGAAACGTCGTAG
- a CDS encoding helix-turn-helix transcriptional regulator — translation MARNEQLIRQHKILQLLEMARFGRTLDEVREDLIADLGLTSLHERTVRRDLEALMAAGFDIQDEQLQRGKVYKLGRTERGIHKITATATELIALSIGRDLLYPLAGTQYWQGIESFWNKIQEEMPEGVWEHYERFRKSVHVMGGPTKSYQKQEGILRTLNRAVAEHRVVEIDYEPVGREVTTRRIEPYGLAVYQSSLYVVAAAAEVTDPDQRMRHWKLDRFRKATALDEWFKPDPDVDVSKHLKNSIGIFSGDSPTQVRIRLGTRAAAWVREDPWHPEQQLTEEPGGTFLLSVPTAHPREVLPKVLALGADAEVIDPPEVRSAVAEVIAQLASAYDVSPVGHSK, via the coding sequence ATGGCGCGTAACGAACAGTTAATTCGGCAACATAAAATCTTGCAATTGCTGGAGATGGCTCGCTTCGGCCGCACGCTGGATGAAGTCCGCGAGGATCTGATCGCCGACCTGGGGCTGACTTCGCTGCACGAGCGGACCGTACGGCGAGACCTCGAAGCGCTGATGGCGGCCGGGTTCGATATCCAGGACGAACAGCTGCAACGCGGCAAAGTCTACAAATTGGGGCGAACCGAACGCGGGATCCATAAAATCACCGCCACAGCAACCGAATTGATCGCGTTGTCGATCGGCCGCGATCTGCTGTACCCGCTGGCCGGCACCCAATATTGGCAGGGCATCGAATCGTTTTGGAACAAGATCCAGGAAGAAATGCCCGAGGGGGTGTGGGAACATTACGAGCGTTTTCGCAAGAGCGTGCACGTGATGGGGGGCCCCACCAAGAGTTATCAAAAGCAAGAAGGCATTCTGCGAACACTCAACCGCGCCGTGGCCGAACATCGCGTGGTGGAAATCGACTACGAACCGGTGGGGCGCGAAGTCACCACGCGGCGCATCGAACCCTATGGGCTGGCCGTCTATCAGTCCAGCCTCTATGTGGTGGCCGCCGCCGCCGAAGTGACCGATCCCGATCAACGCATGCGCCACTGGAAACTCGATCGCTTTCGCAAAGCGACGGCATTGGACGAGTGGTTTAAACCGGACCCCGATGTCGACGTATCGAAACACCTCAAAAACAGCATCGGCATCTTTTCCGGCGACTCCCCAACCCAGGTTCGAATTCGCTTGGGAACCCGAGCTGCGGCTTGGGTCCGCGAGGATCCCTGGCACCCCGAACAACAGTTGACCGAAGAACCCGGCGGCACGTTTTTGTTGTCCGTGCCCACGGCCCATCCCCGCGAAGTGTTGCCCAAGGTGTTGGCCTTGGGAGCCGATGCGGAGGTGATCGATCCGCCGGAAGTACGCTCGGCCGTGGCCGAAGTGATCGCCCAATTAGCGAGCGCCTACGACGTTTCGCCGGTGGGCCATTCCAAATAA